In a single window of the Salvelinus namaycush isolate Seneca chromosome 6, SaNama_1.0, whole genome shotgun sequence genome:
- the LOC120049666 gene encoding uncharacterized protein LOC120049666: MVELLVCLLLCNSYVTKSSEISQPAPFIAAKLGDNVTVECHVTSKVDHMVWYKMTTGKKLQCVAKAEIFYKHAHYFGNFRNGRFGILIEVGIFHLNISSTMQEDIGMYYCGVLHLNFIEFGPGTTLMLKGEELNSKTVVQQPASESAQPGDSVSLNCTIHTETCAGEHSVYWFRHGSGESRPGIISTHGDRSDQCEKSPEAGSPTQRCVYNLPKRNLSLSDAGTYYCAVASCGEILFGNGTKLDIQVPEHDSPFDMSPTVLSLVVSNIVLGIVSLLLVWALCKTLNRDSRGRTDVPTSHGNQNQDSDVLNYAAVSFTPKKKSSSRRAREKTSREDAVYSDVRHLQ, encoded by the exons ATGGTTGAGCTCTTGGTCTGTCTTCTTCTCTGCAACTCCT ATGTGACCAAATCATCTGAGATTTCTCAGCCTGCTCCATTCATAGCAGCAAAGTTGGGGGACAACGTGACAGTTGAATGCCATGTAACCAGTAAGGTTGATCACATGGTGTGGTACAAGATGACCACTGGCAAGAAACTACAGTGTGTGGCAAAGGCAGAGATCTTTTACAAACATGCACATTATTTTGGTAACTTTAGAAATGGGCGTTTTGGTATATTGATAGAAGTAGGGATATTTCACCTAAATATATCTTCAACAATGCAAGAGGACATTGGGATGTACTACTGTGGAGTTTTGCACTTAAACTTCATAGAGTTTGGACCTGGAACCACCTTGATGCTTAAAG GGGAAGAGTTGAATAGTAAAACTGTTGTCCAGCAGCCTGCGTCTGAGTCAGCCCAGCCAGGAGACTCTGTGTCTCtgaactgtacaatacacactgaGACCTGTGCAGGAGAACACAGTGTCTATTGGTTCAGACATGGCTCAGGAGAATCCCGTCCAGGAATTATTTCCACCCATGGAGACAGGAGTGATCAGTGTGAGAAGAGCCCTGAGGCTGGGTCTCCTACACAGAGATGTGTCTACAACCTCCCCAAGAGGAACCTCAGCCTCTCTGATGCTGGGACTTACTACTGTGCTGTGGCCTCATGTGGGGAGATACTGTTTGGGAACGGGACCAAGCTGGACATTCAAG TTCCAGAACATGATTCTCCATTTGATATGAGTCCTACTGTTCTGTCGTTGGTCGTCTCTAACATCGTTCTGGGGATAGTGTCCCTTCTACTTGTCTGGGCGCTGTGCAAGACTCTGAACAGAGATAGCAGAG GGAGGACAGATGTCCCAACGTCCCACGGCAATCAG AATCAAGACAGTGACGTGTTGAACTATGCAGCTGTCAGTTTCACCCCCAAGAAGAAGTCCTCCTCTagaagagcaagagagaagaCCAGCAGAGAGGATGCAGTGTACTCTGATGTCAGGCATTTGCAGTGA